The following are encoded together in the Phragmites australis chromosome 19, lpPhrAust1.1, whole genome shotgun sequence genome:
- the LOC133901100 gene encoding pentatricopeptide repeat-containing protein At2g13420, mitochondrial-like, which translates to MPPSLAAAAGSAVRATAIRLLCTAATDTPSIPHLLALPPVAPSPVADELARLLLAHHNPFHPAESPLQILSGGGVALTPSLLVQILLRLRGASKLALSLLHAARLHPSVSRPPADAYDAVVDALGRARQFDAAWRVVVEAAADGAASPRTFAVLARRYVAAGMTRQAVRAFDDVEAFVGREPDAGEFATLLDTLCKYKYPKVATEIFNKRKYKYKPNEKMYTILIYGWCKVNRSDMAQKFLKDMIDHGIEPNIVTYNILLNGICRHASLHPDNRFDRTVHAAEDLLKELRDRGIEPDVTSYSIILHVYSRAHKPELCLCMFRSMKERGICPTVATYTSVIKCLASCGRLEDAETLLDEMATEGVCPSPATYNCFFKEYKGRKDASGALQLYNKMNAPGSPTAPDIHTYNILLGMFIKLNRHGTAMEIWSDMCESTVGPDLDSYTLLIHGFCDSQKWREACQFFMEMIEKGFLPQKITFETLYRGLIQADMLRTWRRLKRRVDEEAAKFGDEFKLYHITPYKR; encoded by the exons atgcCGCCGTCgctcgccgctgccgccggctcCGCTGTGCGCGCCACCGCCATCCGCCTCCTCTGCACCGCCGCCACTGATACCCCCTCCATTCCCCACCTCCTCGCGCTGCCGCCTGTCGCCCCATCCCCCGTTGCCGACGAGCTGGcgcgcctcctcctcgcgcACCACAACCCCTTCCACCCGGCCGAGTCGCCGCTCCAGATTCtctccggcggcggcgtcgcCCTGACCCCAAGCCTCCTCGTGCagatcctcctccgcctccgcggcgCATCCAAGCTCGCGCTCTCGCTCCTCCACGCCGCGCGCCTCCACCCCTCCGTCTCGCGCCCCCCCGCGGACGCCTacgacgccgtcgtcgacgcTCTCGGCCGCGCGCGCCAGTTCGACGCCGCGTGGCGGGTGGTCGTGGAGGCCGCCGCCGACGGCGCCGCCTCGCCACGCACGTTCGCGGTGCTGGCGAGGAGGTACGTCGCCGCGGGCATGACGAGGCAGGCGGTGCGCGCGTTCGATGACGTGGAGGCGTTCGTCGGGAGGGAGCCCGACGCCGGCGAGTTCGCCACGCTGCTTGACACGCTCTGCAAGTACAAGTACCCCAAG GTTGCTACTGAGAtatttaataaaagaaaatacaagTACAAGCCAAATGAAAAGATGTACACTATTTTAATTTATGGATGGTGCAAGGTAAACCGGAGTGACATGGCTCAGAAGTTCCTGAAAGACATGATTGATCATGGAATTGAACCGAACATAGTCACATACAACATTCTCCTAAATGGTATCTGCCGGCATGCAAGTTTGCACCCTGATAACCGATTTGACAGAACAGTTCATGCAGCTGAGGATCTCTTGAAAGAGTTGCGTGACAGGGGGATTGAACCAGACGTAACTAGCTACTCAATCATCCTGCATGTTTACAGTCGTGCACATAAACCTGAGTTATGTCTCTGTATGTTCCGCTCAATGAAGGAGAGAGGCATTTGCCCTACTGTGGCAACGTACACTTCTGTGATTAAGTGCCTTGCTTCCTGCGGGAGATTGGAAGATGCTGAGACCTTGCTTGATGAGATGGCTACTGAGGGAGTATGTCCCTCGCCAGCTACCTACAATTGCTTCTTCAAGGAGTATAAGGGGAGAAAAGATGCGAGTGGTGCCCTACAATTGTACAATAAGATGAATGCACCTGGTTCACCGACTGCACCAGATATTCACACTTATAACATACTGCTAGGAATGTTCATCAAGTTGAACCGACATGGAACTGCTATGGAAATTTGGAGCGATATGTGTGAGAGCACTGTGGGTCCTGATCTCGATTCATACACCTTGTTGATCCATGGTTTTTGTGACAGTCAGAAATGGAGGGAGGCATGCCAGTTCTTCATGGAAATGATAGAGAAAGGTTTTCTTCCCCAAAAGATCACCTTTGAGACTCTGTATCGTGGTCTGATACAGGCAGACATGCTAAGGACCTGGAGAAGGCTGAAGCGAAGGGTTGATGAAGAAGCAGCAAAGTTTGGTGATGAGTTCAAACTGTACCACATCACGCCTTACAAGAGGTGA
- the LOC133900813 gene encoding uncharacterized protein LOC133900813 — translation MASRRFFAYDPYDYYYTAPYHYPYPRYHHQQPAPARGVGGFFPVAADADPAARAAARPTPRSSRSVSIPVHFVGSDPELEREMPGSRAEPVVRMAVSKKRVPSAEAAAVRLQAAARGFLARKTVRTVRKVEREAEEVGGKVAREAEALRGDARARVAVGEALMRLLLRLDAVRGAREYRRRVTKRVLALQDAVDALEPKLAPAPEAVAEETEATTEMAEEIAVAPELPGDGEHGRKTEPRTAAETTADMEVDGDRATGEPDAAEEAEQQTDCANLAGEKPEDAGAEGECEIATVEPEPAAEAASSPQATRPQEPAGVETRRTAETVAAGGVDPRKVMEMVAALCERSAQQCAVIGALAERVDALERAVRRAERRGKKRRKEGKGSNNRKCYIEGLVNKN, via the coding sequence ATGGCGTCCCGCCGCTTCTTCGCATACGACCCCTACGACTACTACTACACCGCCCCGTACCACTACCCCTACCCGCGCTACCACCACCAGCAACCCGCCCCTGCTCGCGGGGTTGGGGGATTCTTCCCGGTGGCCGCGGATGCCGAtccggcggcgagggcggccgCGCGTCCCACGCCCAGGTCGTCGAGGTCGGTCTCCATCCCCGTCCATTTCGTCGGGTCCGACCCGGAACTGGAGCGGGAGATGCCGGGATCGCGTGCGGAGCCGGTGGTCAGGATGGCGGTGTCCAAGAAGCGGGTGCCCTCAGCAGAGGCTGCGGCGGTGAGGCTGCAGGCCGCGGCACGCGGGTTCCTGGCGAGGAAGACGGTGCGGACGGTGCGCAAGGTGGagcgggaggcggaggaggtTGGGGGAAAGGTGGCGCGCGAGGCTGAGGCGCTGCGAGGGGACGCCAGGGCGCGGGTCGCCGTCGGGGAGGCGCTCatgcggctgctgctgcggctcGACGCGGTGCGCGGCGCGCGAGAGTACCGTAGGAGGGTGACCAAGAGGGTGCTCGCGCTGCAGGACGCAGTCGACGCCCTCGAGCCCAAGCTGGCGCCGGCCCCGGAAGCAGTGGCGGAGGAGACCGAGGCAACGACCGAGATGGCGGAAGAGATCGCGGTGGCGCCGGAGCTGCCGGGCGACGGGGAGCACGGCAGAAAGACGGAACCGAGGACGGCGGCCGAGACTACCGCCGACATGGAGGTGGACGGTGACAGAGCCACCGGCGAGCCGGATGCGGCAGAGGAAGCAGAACAGCAAACGGATTGCGCGAATCTTGCCGGCGAAAAGCCGGAGGATGCTGGTGCGGAGGGTGAGTGTGAGATAGCGACGGTGGAACCCGAGCCCGCAGCGGAGGCAGCGTCGTCCCCCCAGGCAACGCGGCCGCAGGAGCCGGCCGGTGTGGAGACAAGGAGGACGGCGGAGACCGTGGCGGCCGGCGGCGTGGACCCGAGGAAGGTGATGGAGATGGTGGCGGCACTGTGCGAGCGAAGCGCTCAGCAGTGCGCGGTGATCGGCGCGCTGGCGGAGCGGGTGGACGCGCTGGAGCGCGCCGTGCGGCGGGCGGAGCGGCGGGGCAAGAAGCGGAGGAAGGAGGGCAAGGGGAGCAACAACAGAAAGTGCTACATCGAAGGATTGGTCAACAAGAACTAA
- the LOC133900527 gene encoding actin-related protein 2, translating to MESRNVVVCDNGTGYVKCGFAGENFPTSVFPCVVGRPLLRFEESLQEQELTDIVVGAACADLRHQLDVSYPVTNGIVQNWDDMSHIWDHAFYSELKVDPSECKILLTDPPLNPVKNREKMIETMFEKYNFAGVFIQIQAVLSLYAQGLLTGLVIDSGDGVTHVVPVVDGYSYPHLTKRMNVAGRHITSYLVDLLSRRGYAMNKAADFETVREIKEKLCYLSYDYKREYQLGLETTILVKSYTLPDGRVIKVGTERFQAPEALFTPELIDVEGDGMADMAFRCIQEMDIDNRMMLYQHIVLSGGSTMYPGLPSRLEKEILDRYLDVVLKGNKDGLKKLRLRIEDPPRRKHMVYLGGAVLAGIMKDAPEFWITRQEYQEEGVACLRKCGQA from the exons TATGTAAAGTGTGGCTTTGCCGGCGAGAACTTCCCTACATCTGTGTTCCCTTGTGTCGTCGGAAGGCCATTGCTTCGCTTTGAGGAGTCACTCCAGGAACAAGAATTGACG GATATCGTCGTTGGAGCAGCTTGTGCTGACTTGAGACATCAACTTGATGTATCATATCCTGTCACCAATGGGATTGTTCAAAATTGGGATGATATGAGCCATATATGGGATCATGCCTTTTACAGTGAGCTCAAG GTTGATCCATCTGAGTGTAAAATCCTACTGACAGATCCACCACTCAATCCTGTGAAAAACCGTGAAAAGATG ATTGAGACAATGTTTGAGAAATATAACTTTGCTGGGGTCTTCATCCAGATACAAGCAGTTCTTTCCCTATACGCACaag GCTTGCTAACCGGACTCGTCATAGATTCTGGTGATGGTGTCACTCATGTG GTGCCTGTAGTTGATGGTTACTCTTATCCGCATCTTACGAAAAGAATGAACGTAGCGGGAAGGCATATAACATCCTATCTTGTTGATCTACTCTCAAGAAGAGG GTATGCTATGAACAAAGCTGCTGACTTTGAGACAgtgagagaaataaaagagaagcTCTGCTATCTAAG CTATGATTACAAACGTGAATACCAGCTAGGACTTGAAACAACAATCCTTGTCAAAAGTTACACT CTTCCAGATGGAAGAGTAATTAAAGTTGGCACTGAACGGTTTCAAGCTCCTGAGGCTCTTTTCACTCCA GAACTGATAGATGTTGAAGGTGATGGGATGGCAGATATGGCATTCCGTTGCATTCAAGAAATGGACATTGACAACAGGATGATG CTTTATCAACATATCGTCCTTAGTGGTGGAAGTACCATGTATCCTGGTCTGCCAAGCCG GCTGGAGAAGGAAATTCTTGATCGCTATCTGGATGTAGTTTTGAAGGGAAACAAAGATGGGCTTAAG AAATTACGACTGCGGATAGAGGATCCTCCTCGCAGAAAGCACATGGTCTACCTGGGAGGTGCAGTACTCGCTGGAATCATGAAG GATGCACCAGAGTTCTGGATTACCAGGCAGGAGTACCAGGAAGAAGGTGTTGCCTGCCTAAGGAAGTGTGGACAGGCATAA